The Maylandia zebra isolate NMK-2024a linkage group LG1, Mzebra_GT3a, whole genome shotgun sequence DNA segment cgacccctcctaactacagttttatcagtgaggccagggtgagcaggagaggagggggggttgctgtcttatttaatgaatcatttcaatgtaagcagctatctcctggaagttttcagtcttttgaatatgtggctttgcagctgaaggccccatccaaagttgtgtttcttaatgtttacaggcctcccaaatactgcacagacttttttaatgacctcagtgaactgttgtctgtgatctgtgttgattttgactgtgtaattattgctggggattttaacatccatgtggacaaccctcaggacaaagggactaaagacctaagtaacactctgggcaactttgggctgactcagcatgtaacagaggccacacataatagaggacacactcttgacctactgatctccaaaggcctgagcatttcaaagattactgtgtctgatgtgggcctgtctgatcattactgtgttttctttgaaagtaaaatctcagcccacacaaatatatcaacaacagtgatcacaaaacggtgtataactgaacacagtagtgcaatttttaaccaggtcttcccattaacacctgacctgtccagaggatcagtcaatgagctcgtcaatagcttcaatgctaacatgttaaaagtaatggacactattgctcccattaaggtgaaggttatctctggaaggaaaaagtctccatggagaaactccacactggtgaaaaatgaaaaaagagagtgcaggaaagctgagcgcagatggagaaaaacaaacctccaggttcattatgacatctataaagagaaacttcacaattataatttacaactgaggagtgcaaggaggtcctacttctctgacataatcactaaaaacagccataatgctcgggtcttattttctacagttgacaggctaacaaaccctcctgtgtcagtggcagctgaacttcattcggccatggcctgcaatgactttgccaaattcttcacagaaaaaatccaaaaaattagacaagcaattggtacatcaacagcagatccaggatatatactgtgtccaccaaaaaactgctTAAAtaccatgaaacagtttaaacctattaacagcaaagacctggaggacatcttaggtcaactgaactcctcctcctgctgtttagatgtcctgccaacaagttttttcaaaaaggtctcaaagactttagagtcagacctgttacagatcgtcaacttttctttattatcaggtgtgtttccagaatcactaaaaactgctgtaataaaacctatactgaaaaaggacaatcttgacaagacacaaatgaacaactacaggccgatctcaaatctcccatttttaagtaagatcattgaaaaagcagtttctcaacagctcaattacttcttaaaacagaataattgctacgatgccttccagtcaggttttagacagaaccacagcactgaaaccgctctgaccaaagtgtttaatgacatatgtctgaatacagacagtggaaaaatgtcagtcttagttttactggatctcagtgcagcatttgatacagttgaccacaacatattactcaaacgactggagaactggacaggtctttcaggaactgtactaaactggttcaaaacatacttagaaaacaggaaatactttgtatcaataggtaacttcacatctgagcagacaagtatcacatgtggagttccccaaggttccatcttgggaccccttctgtttaacatttacatgctcccactggcacagattataaagaacaacaaaataaactatcacagctatgcagatgacacacaaatatatatcacaatgtcaccaggagaccaaggccctgtgcaggctcttggtaaatgcattgaggaaatcaatgactggttgtgccacaattttctccagctaaacaaaaacaaaactgaggtaatagtctttggcgccaaagaaaaacgattacaggtcaccagagaacttcaatctatacatctaaaaaccacaaaccaggcgagaaatttgggtgtagtgatggatgcagacctaaacttagaaaaacacattaagacaataacaaagtcagcttactatcacctcaagaatatatcaaggataaaagatctgatgtctcaacaggacctggaaaaactagtccatgcattcatctttagtaggcttgattactgtaacagcatctttacaggtctaccgaaaaaatcagtcagacaactacagctcattcagaactctgctgctcgagtcctcactaagaccaaaaaagtggaccacatcagtccagctctgaggtctttacactggctgcctgtccgtcagaggatagactttaaagttctgatgctggtctataaagctctgaatggtttaggaccaaaatacatcaataacctcctgacccagtatgaaccttccagatccctcaggtcatctggatccggtcttttatcagttcccagagtcagaaccagacacggagaagctgcattcagcttttatgctccttatatctggaacaaactcccagaaagcctcagatcagctgaaacactcagtttatttaaatccaggttgaagactcacctgttctcagctgcatttgaataaagcaccaaatccacacttttaagcttaaatttcaaaacttacatttaactactgattttatctactgttctgattttatctgttttgattttatatactgttttgtttgtttgtttgttaattagttagttagttagtttatttgcttgttttaatcaattttaaatcatgctttttatttgtttttgtttctaatgtctctgtaaagcactttgaatcaccttgttgttgaattgtgctatacaaataaacttgccttgccttgccttgcctagagGAGAATGGGATAACAATGGCAGACAAAACTGTTGTGAAAGGAGCGCTCTACTGCATTGCTGGAGACAACCTGGGCTCTCATTGTATTGGGGGTTTTACAGAAAATTTCAGTTCATCAGTGTACTTATGCAGATATTGTCTGTTAACTCGAACTGAATTTCAGGGTGCTGATCCAGcagtgtgtggacctcagcggACCCCAGAAACGTATAGATCTGCCACTGAACAACTGGAAAGAGAAGACGTGTCAGAAGTTCAGGGGATAAAGTTCAGGTCTGTATTTAATTCTttacgtagacattgagggctagcaggagggactatgcgcttacctgctgctctctggcaggtagctccatgcccttctgggttttaattgcaccttagaacacacatgcatcaacactacaatgagcgggtggagggaggtttggagtcttctctcacccccgttctctgcggcctgctggagcgggggggctaggaggagttggccgtccgactgcggtctggggtgtggggcctccctgctgctgcggagtcggggcggtctgcctctccccactgcagggaaaagtgtaacaccacctgggtccgggtgcagttcccccctccaggggcaagggtacctagacccggttggTAGAGTACGcgtggggagtgtgatcgtgtatacagcgtctctttatgtctgtctccacgtcggttgagtgtggtgtaagtgcatatgagagcatgagggtgggaatggatgtttgtgtctgtgtgtacctgtatgtctgtgtctatatgtcaggttgggtatcagacgccacctctctggggacatctcaggcctccaaaccttggagggcctatctccacccaccaccacttcccctgccggtggcggactccctaaggtgtcggtgcgttggtggttctttgtgtctgggggtgggcgtccgggtacacaccggctcactccttggcggccgcttattggggctcgctcgggccatttcggaggtggggtgcccccggcctctcggcctggggctcggtcactcaggcacagctggctgccggcggagctcacgggcaggtCACTGCAGCAACTTCAGGCAAGAGTTGAAAATGTCAAGCGACCTGACACACCAAAGGTAAAAAAACGCAAAGCAATATCAGATGACGACAACGACACAGATGAAATACCAGCTGAACAAAAAGCAAGGGTTCAAGACACATATGGCTGTATTAGCTGGGAGCCAAAGCATTTGCCACTCTCTGAGACTGTGGAGTcagcttgaaaaaaaagaagaaatgaagaaGCTGTTTAAAAAGAATAACTACAGTACAGATGTTGTGAAAGAACTAGTCAAGTGCACCTATTACACGCAGCGTAAAGACATCAACAAAGGGGCAAGCATCCAGAAACTATGCCAGGAATGGCCCTTTCTCTTCAATGAAGTTGGTATGACCGCACATTTCCAAGAACTGACTGGTGTGAATCTGATGGAGACCTTCCTTGCCAATGTAGACAAAAAGGGTGCACGTCTGTTAAAGTTCCTCAAATATGTTGATGCACAAAAGCACAAGCAAGTCCTGAATGCTGTTCTCAAACTTCAGACTGAAAGAGGGCAGTCCAGTGGTTGCTTGCAAGAAGTCATTGAGATGATGCTTCTTTTACTGGCTCATTTTGACGAGAAGGGAGAGCTTCTGTTTCACTGCGTTGAGATGACAAGCCTTGCAGAAGATGTTCAGATGGAGAAAGTGCCACCAACACCCGTCATCATTGTTTGCGGTAAGCCGAAAGTGCaaaattcaactttttttttctgttgtaacTGCCACGTTCTTGTAGTCTTGACTTGTTTAGTTTCATGTTCTGTTGCTTCCACACTAATACACTGGATAACACAACCATATACTGTAAGTTCAACTAGTAACATAACTCATCCTATGATCCATGTAACAAGTATCtctgtatttgtatatatgACTGACATTAAAGCTCTTGTTATTTAAGTttttgatttgttgttgttgttttaattctcAGGTTCCTCCTGCTTCGCTGCTGAGACATTCATGTTGAGCATTGACAAGAAGATTGTCAACGACCGCATCACAACCTTCACCTCTGCTATCTGCCTAATGTTTGGCAGTTACTACTGCTTTAACATACACTACCCTGTGGAACTACGATCAACACTGGAGTTCCTTCAACGGTAAAATTTCTTTTATTATGGATTTATTTTTGTGCTTATCAAACTTGGCCATTTGATATCCCACCTCAGGTTGTTAATTTCCTCAATCTCTCTTGCCCTTTTTTCATGAAGGTGTTTCTTTTCCATAAATCCTGAGAGAGGCACCAAGGTTGAAtccaagaagaaaaaagtgttCTCAGTCAATCCCAGAGTCCTCACTCTCATCTCAGACATTGCTGACCATGAGTGGATCTAGTCCTACCCCTCTTGTTTGAGACGAAGTGATAAAGGTATACCATGTTACATACTCTACAGATGTTATGTTTTTGAAACGATTGTTACATTTCTGATTGTGAGTGGGAagtttttaacaatgtgaagtTTTACTAGACACAATTTGTAAAAGTACATGTTCTACTTTTGATTCACTGTTTTATATCTGAAAAATGTATCTGGTGAAAATGTGGTAAACCCGCGATTTTGTTTCTTGGATTTTAATTTCCCCAGTTTTAAAGATATTTGTATTACAATAGTGTAAAAGTATGCTGCATGTACATTGCTGGCATTTTGTAGTTATCCAAAAATTTGCAGTTGACGTTCTCAAAACAAGTGTAAAGTTTTCGTTTGTTACCTGATGCAGTTTTAAGATGTACATTTTCAGCTTTACTACTCAGTTCTGTGTGCAAAATATGTGGGTGTAAACTTGTTCCTGTAATTTCTTCAATTCAGACTTTCTTTCAATTATAGAAAAAAATTTTAATTCTCTATATTTGTATTTGGATAATTTGAAAAGTCAAGATTTTACGTGTACTGACATTTATGTAGTGAGAACAGCACCAACACACTTAATGGCGTCTGAATTGTCTGCAAAAGGTAATGTGAAGTATAATGTGTGCTCAACTTACAGCACTGGTTTTGCACAGTTTGAACAGAACTTGTAAGAATTCTGTGATTCCTCACTGTTACTGTCATGGAGATAACCAGTAACTATTTGTGATTTGTtgagtaaaaatataaatgtttgatGTTCAAAGCATCAAAGAtgttaaataaaatacttttttcgAAATTTAAGGTGGACATTTTTGTGTTACATTTAGTAATTTGAATAAAATCATGGTTTGTGTATTAAACTTAAAGAGTAGAAGACTTAAAAGCACTCTAGTCTAAAAACGGTTACagaataaaattgtattttttctatatttagATAGTTAATTTTACAGGGAAAGAATGTTGTGTTTTCTGgcacaaactttattttatatgttattttcatgttaattctagggaaaaacatttgttcttcaagttaaaacattttcttctaCGGTAAAATATTGACCCTAGCACTATTTTTAACcgtaaaataaacaataacaataCCTTCTTACCgttaaagaagaaaatgttccACCCGTAATTTTACGGTAGATTTCTGGCAACCACAGCTGCCAGCGTTTTACCGTAAAAtctacagtttgtttttttacagtgcacCTCTGCCTCCACTTTTTGTTAATTGATTTGAATCTTGTTCAGGTGTGTTGTCAGGCAGGCTGGTTTTACTGCTTTTATGTGAGGACTGATTGATTCTGATATAGTGCTTTcctactctcccagagtactcaaaTTCCTCTATACAACTTGCCAAATTCACCCAGTCACACCCATTCTCAAAAGCACTTTCTCTAAACATAGAGACCACAttgacacacacattcatactctgatggatgcattggagagcaacttggggttaatatcttgcccaaggatacttggcatgcagactggaggagccagggatcgaaccaccaaccttccaattagtaggtAGTGTTacgtagtgatgggcagatgaagcttcatgaagcactgaagcttttcatccaattggttcaccccagcgccaagcttcttgaagcttcatttgctctagcaggacacctactggacgtaaaaatattagttggcaagAATTTGAAGTGTgaccttttgcacacagcctgtaaatgtcaacaacaaaaggagtgtgtaaaacatgtatattgtagcgATGGCAGTCTactttgtatatttatactggcagtatggaaaatgattatttggaaatgcttaaaatggaaatgatcatttactgtgaggtgaggtgtggttggggtgtggacagtggttgtgcttttgtaacgttgaggtatggacagctacacactgcctgttcacattttattctgtaaaaactaaattttcactgcttttatggcctttttagtggggagaacatagctaggatttaatgatttaacaaatcttttaaatcctttgtcctccacaatgctaaatggctgggagtcctcaatcaccatggtaaccaggtcttcatctatttgagattgttctcctgaggaaagacaataaagacaaagcacaaatataaatgtcatacacgtaacttattacagttgtataatattgttatatcatttagtaacattactgcatgctatattatcatggcatttgatggctcacctggtcttgctcaacaatcggtgttccccttattctcatgcaaagctctgtagtgcctaagcatggatgaggtgttgttgttatatcccagctccctggcacatagcaaacacttcaccttgtacaaaagtaaagacagcttaacatgaattgtattgcaccatcagtattatgaaaatacatcttctgtagaaatttacataccttttTGGGAGatataagatcaaaatgttcccacacaggggaggacatcctcctcttcttagctggctccattctctcctgactttctctcctcactctcataaacctccaaactctcactaaccgcaactctccatcaaaaacccacattttgaatgaagtctgaggggtttatatcgctgtcatatctcgcggcaaagttcgaaccacttcatgaacatCATGATCACATCTTTACGCACCCTGTCACTTTTTTACACCATGACATAtatttggaaacatatttgttcttttacatttatatgtatatttataacTACAGTATATCTCTATATTTAACTATTTATTCtaatatttatgaatgaatgaatatttcTGTACCATGCACTACTGATAGGGTACACTgttgctgctcctgctgctgatagtgctggagtgcagggctgtgttgatctgaaaCTGTGGACATTGAAAAGTCCATGGAAGAGATGGCAGCTTATTAACCccttaaagccggtcggagtgggcacgctccgttttgcgtaactatttttaaatccctctaGAACcggaaccacgtaagctagcacaatattttttttgcatatgaaaccggaggagttgtacttacatcttatgccatcagcttgtcctaggtcacggtttccttccacatatagctttgcgaatattgcataaaaagcgcttgcagcaacaaaaacataatattcaagaaacacgctttgctgatccgatcagctgttcgtaacacttcccacattgaaacacATCAGCGCCAacgatcgcatgtccgccattacctgcccgaaaccggaagtgatgtcattttcgcagaaatgtagttttttacttgtaggccttaaaagtccatactggtgtttttataagtgatgtttgactttatgcttttctgaatagttgctgggatgcttagaactcaaattgcactgcttaaaatagtttattttcatgcacatgctgttttctttgcaaatttgcatcatgcatcaaacaaaaacgattttcaattcttttgtagtttattgcacttttttgcaatttatgtcgttactatggacttaatgcatacatattattaaaatatgggctataacagttgtattgctgtgtagcaacttgaaatgctcccaaaaatggcactacagcatgtaaagatataaagtaagctctggcggccttggttctatagtaggtcttaaagggttaaagtgtTATGAGATAAcaataaaatgcaaagattgaTGTCAGCACTTGGAAACAGATTAGgcaacagattaaaaaaactgtGAGACATAAACTAGGCTCTACCTGTGACTCACTCTTTGCATCTCTTTCTCCTTCTATCTATCATTCTCCACTTGCTATCCATCTAAGAACAAGGCACAATTTGCTATTGCGTCAATCTATTATTTAATTATCCACACTTAACAACTCTTACACCTAATCCAAAATTAAATAATGATGGAAAAATGACACAGAACCAAAACattgtgattaatagttaaatgaGATAGGCAGGCACAGGCAGGACtccttaaaaaaacacacataaaaaaaatgcctCAAGAAAAGGGCACTTGGCGCATCCCAGAGAAAAGTGCTCAAGCCCCTTCTATCTGTTGGTCATAGCAGTGACATACCACAATTTAGCCTCTAATGACAAATTTCTTTAAAATTCAGGATAAACTAGTTTATAAAAGGATAACTTAGTGCTTAATGTGTGAACAGAACAGTGTCTAGAACTCAGTGTAATATTTTTCAGTAGTTTAATGTTAGCCTGTATTTGCTGTACACCCAGTGGAAGAtgttagagtttgtattgttgattgttatttatgcttagaaatgtttgaccctttgatcagcaacacacacacacacacacacacacacacacacacacacacacacacacacacacaggcaaggtactctttgtttgtatgtagacgtcgtatgttaatgaacctatgcatattcatgtaacctcaataaaaggacagtgtatGGGAGGACGGAcaagagcaactggggtcaagcgaagggacGGCGCTCTGTccggtctctcccgtgcacgagtaacatgaagaactttacctatttgtgtcttgcttagcagtgtaattatattgtcttcaacgttccagcggatgggttcaagctacaaacctatcagaagaagatatatatgtatttttaggTTTATGTCAGCTTATGCTTCCtcttttttattcaaaaaataaTTTACATGTCAACAACTTCCTATAAACCTCTTCAGGGTTACTCATTTGCCTTTTTGTCACATCAGGTGGGCTCCGAATTCTCATTTCGCATAAAATCATTTTAACAGGGACTGAGCAACATGCAAAGGTAGGCTGTTTGGCTGTATTTATGTTAGAGATTTACTTCGTCTCTCTGAATAAATGCTAATATTACAGCTATAATATTGTAGATTTTTGAAACTCTgaataaaaaattattattctaATGTGTAAAGATTTAAATTTTGTGAATGCCTATCTCTGTGGTTTTTGGAGGGGTTTAAGCCATGTGtacttttttaaacaaactgttCCTTGTGCGTAAATgttgtgttatttattttattacacaTATATTGCTGTAAGATAATTAGAATAATATATTTTGAACATGTAAATATAACTCAAATAAGAAGAGAAAACTGTCTACGAAATGTTTATCCTCAAAAAAGAGTAGGATGAAGTATACACTTTTTCTGTTCCTGCCCCCTTATTTCAAATTCCATTATTTACAAGTCAGTATTCAGAATTTGACATAATATAGTCGATACATCAAAATGAGGACAAGTCTTCAATAGAATACAATGAGACAGCTCAATCCCTGAGAGGAAAATTTCTTATATTCTTgcaatttattgtttttaaatattcgTGCAAATTTTTGTATTGATGATCATTAACTTCATCTGTACAGGTGTTCCACACACTAAGTCTGTGATATTTTACATTTGTCCTTACCACTGGCTTGCTGAACATAAAGATTCCTCTTGGGTTATTAGTATTTGGCCTTATTTGGAACAAGTTCTGAATATTGTGaggcaaagattttttttctgctttgtacATTGATTGTGCAGTTCTGAGTTTAGCCAAATTCTTAAATTTAAGAAtattacatttaataaaaagtggatttgatagtttttttttaagtggttttatttaagtGTTACTTCACATCAGGCATCCCATTGctaatattatcattattagtGGTGTAGCAGTTGTAGTATAAGGTGTAGAATTAGTATTAATATAATTGGCCTAACGGCCTTTGCCCTAGATGGGTTCAGTCTTGGACACCCCGCCTTTTC contains these protein-coding regions:
- the LOC143420385 gene encoding uncharacterized protein LOC143420385; this encodes MTTTTQMKYQLNKKQGFKTHMAVLAGSQSICHSLRLWSQLEKKEEMKKLFKKNNYSTDVVKELVKCTYYTQRKDINKGASIQKLCQEWPFLFNEVGMTAHFQELTGVNLMETFLANVDKKGARLLKFLKYVDAQKHKQVLNAVLKLQTERGQSSGCLQEVIEMMLLLLAHFDEKGELLFHCVEMTSLAEDVQMEKVPPTPVIIVCGSSCFAAETFMLSIDKKIVNDRITTFTSAICLMFGSYYCFNIHYPVELRSTLEFLQRCFFSINPERGTKVESKKKKVFSVNPRVLTLISDIADHEWI